ATTTGGGCAAGATGCAAAATCTCTTGAAGATTTTCTTCGGGATAGCGTTCTTTTAAGATTTTGTGCGCTTCTTCGACAGCATCTTCTAAAAAATCTATAAGTTTAAAAGTTTGGCCACTGCGTGTTTTGATTTTTTTGCCATCTTCGCCAAGAACAAGTCCAAATGTGACGTGATTAAACTCTGTGACTTGAGGATCGATAAAACCCAATTTTTCAGCAGCTTGTTCAGCCATTTGAAAATGCAGGGCTTGTCCATTATCTGTGACAACAATAATGCGGTCTGCTTTTTCTTCTTGCGCGCGGTGCCAAAAAGCTGCCACATCCGTTGTAGAATAATTAAATCCTCCATCGGCTTTTTGCAAGATAATGGGAAGAGGCGTGCCTTCTTGGGTTTTAAAACCTTCCAGAAATATTACATTTGCTCCATTAGATTCTTCTAATAAATGCTTTTTTTTGGCCGTTTCAATCACAAAAGGTAAAAAAGGATTGTAAAAAGATTCGCCTCTTGCTTGGATTTTAATATCAAGGAGCTTGTAGATATGTTCAAAGGCTTTTCTAGAAATGTCGCAAATCACTTCCCACGCTTTAATTGAAATAGGATCTTTTGCTTGGAGCTTGACAACCTCTTGTTGAGCACTTTTTTTAAATGTTTCATCGCTGTCAAACAGTTTTCTAGACGCTTTGTACCACTCTTCTAAAACGCTAAGCTTAGGCTCTTTTTTTCCTGCCAAAACGTCAGGTTCATACATTTTAAGATAATGGATGAGCATGCCAAAAGGAGTGCCCCAATCACCAATGTGATTTAAACGCAAAACCTCATGGCCCAAAAACTCAAAAAGACGCGCAATGCTATCCCCAATGATAGAAGACCTTAAATGGGCTACGTGCAATTGTTTAGCCACGTTGGGAGAGGAAAATTCGACAATCACTTTTTGCTTATGTTTTGGTGTAGGAACTAAGCATTTATCATCTTCTAAAAGCGCTTTTAAACGGTTTTGTAGAAAATAAGGATCGATAAAAATATTGATGAATCCAGGGCCTTTAATTTCTGCTTTTTCGATAAAAGGCTCATCATTTAAAACATACTCGAGATTTTCTATGATCTTTTCAGCACAGCTAACAGGTTTTTCATTGATAAGTTTTGCAATTTTCATTGCAGAATTGCATTGGTAATGCCCAAACGCCTTTTGCGTGGCAGGAGTGATGATTGCAGGACTGTGATTTAGGTTAGAAAAGGCTTTTAAAATAGCCTTTTCAAATTGATGAGAAAGGAGTTGTAAAACGGTATCCATACTTAATGGTGGAAGACCACAGCTTCTTTGCGTTTACCAATGTTGTTTGCAACATTGTACTCAGCAAGCTCATAAGCAGCTTCTTGCGTGCTTTTTCCTTTATTTTTCGCCATTTTATAAAGGAGTAGAATGCGATCATAAATTTCGCTCACTTGATCACGAGCGATGGTTGGATTGTATCCTTCTTTATTTAATTCGTTGTACACGTTAATCGCTCCACCCGAGTTGGTAATAAAATCAGGTGCGAGTAAAATGCCATATCTTTTTAAGGTTTTTGCATCCACAGTCTCCTTAAGAAGATTATTGGCACATCCGCAAATCGCTTTGCATCTTAAAAGTTTGATGGTCTTTTCATTGATCACAGCGCCCATAGCACAGGGAGACAAAATATCACATTCGACATGTAAAATATCAATGGGATCTACGATTTTAGCATTTGTAAGTGTTGCAATCTCTTGCGCTTTTTCTCGATGGATATCTGAAACAATGAGATTAGCGCCTTCCCAAAACAAAATTTTGGCAAGCTTGCTTCCGACTGCTCCCAAACCTTGAATAGCGATGGTTTTTCCCCTCACATTATCGCTGCCAAAAAGTTCTTTGCATGTGGCTTGAATGGCTCTATAACTTCCAAATGCTGTGAAAGGAGAAGGATCTCCAGAGCTTCCTTTGCGCATAATACCCACAATATAGGGAGTCTGCTCGCGAATGACACTTAAATCTTCCTGTGTAATCCCTGAATCCTCTGCACAAATGTATTTTCCTTCTAAAGAACTGACGAATTGACCAAATGCAAGGAGCTGTTTTTTTGTCTTTTTAGCAGGATCTCCAATAATCACACTTTTACCACCTCCAAATCCCCCACCACATGTAGCAAATTTATAGGTCATACTAGAAGCCAAGCGTAAAACATCATAAAGAGCTTCTTCCCGATTGCGGTAAGGATACATGCGTACTCCGCCAAGAGCTGGCCCTAGTCTTGTATTATGAATGGCAACAAAAGCGTGGAGATCCGCGTCTTTGTCAATGACCTCTAGGACTTTTTCAAAGCCCTTGGTATAAATTTCTTTAATATGCTGTTTTTTTACTAAAGTACTCATATGCAGCCCATTTTTGTTTTATTTTAATATACTCCGATTATTAACTAATTTTAGTTTAAAAGCTATGTTTTTCTTGCAATATTTGTAAGTGTTCTTGAAATTGGGTATTTACAAAAACGCGCCTCCCAGGTACCATGACCACACAAGAAATAAACGTCGGGATGTAATGAGTACAATGGTCATTGAGCAAAAACTTAAATCCAAGTTAAGTAAATTTTTTAAAAGTCACAAAAAGGCAGAGTTGACGCCGACGTATCTCTACTATTTGGAAATTAAATTTCACATCCATCCTGTGCTTTTCCCCAAAGAAAAAAAGATTTACCAAAGTAAAGAAAATTTGATTGAACATCTTGAAACTCAGGGAAAACTGTGGAGAGAGACAGAAATTAAAGTACAATTTGACAAAG
The nucleotide sequence above comes from Chlamydiota bacterium. Encoded proteins:
- the argS gene encoding Arginine--tRNA ligase, coding for MDTVLQLLSHQFEKAILKAFSNLNHSPAIITPATQKAFGHYQCNSAMKIAKLINEKPVSCAEKIIENLEYVLNDEPFIEKAEIKGPGFINIFIDPYFLQNRLKALLEDDKCLVPTPKHKQKVIVEFSSPNVAKQLHVAHLRSSIIGDSIARLFEFLGHEVLRLNHIGDWGTPFGMLIHYLKMYEPDVLAGKKEPKLSVLEEWYKASRKLFDSDETFKKSAQQEVVKLQAKDPISIKAWEVICDISRKAFEHIYKLLDIKIQARGESFYNPFLPFVIETAKKKHLLEESNGANVIFLEGFKTQEGTPLPIILQKADGGFNYSTTDVAAFWHRAQEEKADRIIVVTDNGQALHFQMAEQAAEKLGFIDPQVTEFNHVTFGLVLGEDGKKIKTRSGQTFKLIDFLEDAVEEAHKILKERYPEENLQEILHLAQILGIDAVKYCDLACLRTKDYTFSYERMLRFEGNTAAFLLYSYVRSLSIQRKAKSSDISLDVLKLSHPSEIELAVHLLQFPDVLLQTTRDLFPNRIADFCYHLAEKFNAFFRDCHVIGDPNQDSRLLLCQAVQKTFESALWILGLKTVEKM
- the ldh gene encoding Leucine dehydrogenase; the protein is MSTLVKKQHIKEIYTKGFEKVLEVIDKDADLHAFVAIHNTRLGPALGGVRMYPYRNREEALYDVLRLASSMTYKFATCGGGFGGGKSVIIGDPAKKTKKQLLAFGQFVSSLEGKYICAEDSGITQEDLSVIREQTPYIVGIMRKGSSGDPSPFTAFGSYRAIQATCKELFGSDNVRGKTIAIQGLGAVGSKLAKILFWEGANLIVSDIHREKAQEIATLTNAKIVDPIDILHVECDILSPCAMGAVINEKTIKLLRCKAICGCANNLLKETVDAKTLKRYGILLAPDFITNSGGAINVYNELNKEGYNPTIARDQVSEIYDRILLLYKMAKNKGKSTQEAAYELAEYNVANNIGKRKEAVVFHH